The proteins below are encoded in one region of Silene latifolia isolate original U9 population chromosome 2, ASM4854445v1, whole genome shotgun sequence:
- the LOC141626994 gene encoding uncharacterized protein LOC141626994: MGLAWNCRGISNALSPTIPKIRALLSKKYYDFVFIMETKCTVARVSPLFRSLGFEKSVGVDDVGASGGLWVGWRRGEKISHVYSCMNFIVLRVAKFNGLLWYLVLFYGAPKASLRASVLNELESCLESLEYPYLIVGDFNQVEFPCDKWSSCSTKINGASFFSEWRIKNELVDIPFKGPHFTWCNNRRGFDFVYERIDKALASKDWFSIFPNTGLKHYPIQIYDHAPIELDLNLVQNTSKKPYKLDAWALENEECLLEVRKAWTVNIVGSPAYRLTRKLAVVRQKVKSWTLDKRNEWNQKWEDFDIRLEKGMELAIREGKGEEHSKVDEEVRAFARAATCFWKQRAKIRWSVDGDACTKYFFNWVKGRAGRNFIYGIRDDEGTWIYDPGEVGLSFQRHFMDLYKAQSGSATESSSYLDAAARTLDAEDDIFTGITRHVTNDDADWLRKPFSAKEVRKAVFQMGPLVLMAFRQCFSKSVGGGSSLI, translated from the coding sequence ATGGGATTGGCATGGAATTGTAGGGGTATTAGTAATGCGCTCTCCCCTACAATTCCTAAGATAAGAGCGCTCCTTAGTAAGAAGTATTATGACTTTGTTTTTATTATGGAAACGAAATGTACTGTAGCTCGTGTTAGTCCTTTATTTCGCTCGTTAGGTTTTGAAAAGTCTGTTGGAGTGGATGATGTAGGGGCGTCCGGGGGCCTTTGGGTAGGTTGGCGTAGGGGTGAAAAAATAAGCCATGTCTACTCATGTATGAATTTTATCGTTCTTCGGGTTGCGAAATTTAATGGACTTTTGTGGTACTTGGTTTTGTTTTATGGGGCTCCCAAAGCTTCCTTGCGGGCGTCTGTTTTGAATGAATTGGAGAGTTGTTTAGAGTCTTTGGAGTATCCTTACTTAATTGTAGGGGACTTCAATCAAGTGGAATTCCCATGTGATAAATGGAGTTCATGTTCGACAAAAATTAATGGCGCCTCGTTTTTTAGTGAGTGGAGAATAAAAAATGAGCTTGTGGACATTCCGTTCAAAGGTCCGCATTTTACGTGGTGTAACAATCGACGTGGTTTTGATTTTGTGtatgaaagaattgataaggCTTTAGCCTCTAAGGATTGGTTTTCCATTTTTCCTAATACGGGCTTGAAGCATTATCCGATTCAGATTTATGATCATGCCCCTATTGAGTTGGATCTTAATCTTGTACAAAATACTAGTAAAAAACCGTATAAATTGGATGCTTGGGCACTTGAAAATGAGGAGTGCCTTTTGGAAGTTCGAAAGGCTTGGACTGTGAATATTGTAGGCTCCCCAGCTTACCGTTTGACTAGGAAACTTGCTGTGGTACGGCAAAAAGTGAAATCATGGACCCTAGATAAGAGAAATGAATGGAATCAGAAATGGGAGGACTTTGATATTCGTCTGGAAAAAGGGATGGAGTTGGCTATTAGGGAGGGTAAGGGTGAGGAACACTCTAAGGTTGATGAGGAGGTACGGGCTTTTGCTAGAGCAGCGACTTGTTTTTGGAAGCAGAGAGCGAAAATACGGTGGTCTGTGGATGGGGATGCTTGTACTAAGTATTTCTTCAACTGGGTCAAAGGTAGAGCGGGGAGAAATTTTATTTATGGTATTCGGGATGATGAGGGTACGTGGATTTATGACCCAGGGGAGGTGGGTCTTTCTTTTCAGCGTCATTTTATGGACCTCTACAAAGCTCAATCGGGAAGTGCTACGGAATCTTCTTCTTACTTAGATGCTGCGGCAAGGACTTTGGATGCTGAGGATGATATTTTTACGGGGATTACTAGACATGTCACGAATGATGATGCGGACTGGCTAAGGAAGCCTTTCTCGGCTAAGGAGGTCCGAAAAGCGGTTTTTCAAATGGGTCCCCTGGTCCTGATGGCATTCCGGCAATGTTTTTCCAAAAGTGTTGGGGGTGGATCAAGTCTGATCTAA